The following proteins are encoded in a genomic region of Mesorhizobium sp. AR02:
- a CDS encoding GNAT family protein: MASLNRVQENETSAEIGYRLRREDWGQGLASEGASAHANWGFRSAGYNKVVACTMAVNHGSRRVMEKIGRKYVRTDFPDFSNPIPGAEKGEVLYELLRSEWNRSATMLRHRQHG, encoded by the coding sequence TTGGCGTCTTTGAATCGGGTGCAGGAGAACGAGACTTCAGCAGAGATCGGATATCGCCTACGGCGGGAGGATTGGGGTCAGGGATTGGCATCGGAGGGCGCTTCGGCTCATGCTAACTGGGGTTTCAGAAGCGCCGGCTATAACAAGGTCGTTGCCTGCACAATGGCAGTGAACCACGGGTCGCGCCGTGTGATGGAAAAGATCGGACGGAAATACGTCCGCACAGATTTCCCTGACTTTTCCAACCCTATTCCGGGCGCTGAAAAAGGCGAAGTCTTATACGAATTGCTTCGCTCGGAATGGAACCGAAGCGCAACCATGTTGCGACATAGGCAGCATGGTTGA